The Rattus rattus isolate New Zealand chromosome 1, Rrattus_CSIRO_v1, whole genome shotgun sequence genome includes a region encoding these proteins:
- the Nfilz gene encoding long intergenic non-protein coding RNA 1862, producing MNVDGLSIPNQGPSKVFWGTRRGPTTRRQREFMPEEKKDTVYWEKRRKNNEAAKRSREKRRLNDVATEGRLAMLLEENAVLRAELQALKHQFGLLPSMCGSRMLPLQALLWKSSWTGESHSGADSFLPLPGGHGCLFKPYSVDSGIPGCSGCSGCLVAQGCPGLAASPRFLQESEPLSHRIVDRAFHTAFPDTVFGCHFLDRHVGTRPELKTCCGLWSPVPTGSHAPGYSGISMASSESSMGFSPSMTCPVPGNRSEGLAQISLPHKLRIKSQVSSLLC from the coding sequence ATGAATGTGGATGGCTTGAGCATACCCAATCAGGGACCCAGCAAAGTGTTTTGGGGCACTCGCAGGGGTCCAACCACACGCCGGCAAAGGGAGTTCATGCCGGAAGAGAAGAAGGACACAGTTTACTGGGAGAAACGGAGAAAGAACAACGAGGCAGCCAAGCGGTCTCGAGAAAAGCGACGTCTCAATGATGTGGCTACTGAAGGCAGGCTGGCCATGCTGCTGGAGGAGAATGCTGTACTACGGGCTGAACTGCAAGCGCTCAAACATCAGTTTGGCTTGTTACCATCCATGTGTGGTTCCCGGATGTTGCCCTTGCAAGCCTTGCTCTGGAAATCTTCCTGGACTGGGGAGTCCCATTCAGGGGCTGACTCATTCTTGCCTTTGCCTGGTGGCCATGGTTGTCTGTTCAAACCATATTCGGTGGATTCTGGGATTCCAGGCTGCTCAGGCTGCTCAGGCTGCCTGGTGGCTCAAGGGTGTCCTGGCTTAGCTGCTTCCCCCAGGTTCTTGCAGGAGTCAGAGCCCCTGTCCCACCGGATAGTTGACAGGGCCTTTCACACTGCCTTCCCAGATACTGTCTTTGGTTGTCATTTCCTAGATAGGCATGTGGGAACAAGACCAGAGCTAAAGACTTGTTGTGGCCTGTGGTCACCTGTGCCCACTGGATCTCATGCCCCAGGGTATTCAGGTATATCAATGGCATCCTCTGAGAGTTCAATGGGATTTTCTCCTAGTATGACCTGCCCCGTCCCAGGTAACAGGTCTGAGGGTCTGGCTCAGATTTCCCTGCCTCACAAGCTGCGCATCAAATCCCAAGTCTCAAGCCTGTTATGCTGA